Proteins from one Staphylococcus saprophyticus subsp. saprophyticus ATCC 15305 = NCTC 7292 genomic window:
- a CDS encoding GNAT family N-acetyltransferase codes for MMAEIKQGTNKFYIGDDENNPQAQITFNQQNDNQIDIDHTGVPEEMGGQGIGSQLVKAVVDYARDNNLKVSATCPFAKSVIEKHDEYQDVYVG; via the coding sequence ATTATGGCTGAAATTAAACAAGGTACAAACAAATTTTACATTGGTGATGACGAAAATAATCCACAAGCTCAAATTACTTTTAACCAACAAAATGATAATCAAATCGATATTGACCACACTGGTGTACCAGAAGAAATGGGTGGCCAAGGTATTGGTTCTCAGTTAGTTAAAGCTGTTGTTGATTACGCACGTGACAATAATTTAAAAGTATCTGCTACATGTCCATTTGCTAAAAGCGTTATTGAAAAACATGATGAATATCAAGATGTGTATGTCGGTTAA